In Bifidobacterium adolescentis ATCC 15703, the sequence GACATCGTGTACCTGCCGCCGATCTTCCCAATCGGCGTGACCAACCGCAAGGGCCGCAACAACACGCTGATCGCCGGACCGCACGATCCGGGCTCCCCGTTCGGCATCGGCTCCGAGCTAGGCGGCCACGACACCGTCGACCCGCTGCTCGGCACCATGGACGATTTCAAGGCGTTCTGCGATTACGCGCACAAGCTGGGCATCGAAGTGGCGCTCGACTTCGCGCTGCAGTGCTCACCTGACCACCCGTGGGTCAAGCAGCATCCGAACTGGTTCCGCACCAAGCCGGACGGAACGATCGCATTCGCCGAGAATCCGCCGAAGAAGTACCAGGACATCTACCCGATCGATTTCAACGCCGACATGGAAGGCATCGAAGCGGAAACCGAACGCATCATGGGCCTGTGGATCAAGGCCGGCGTGACGATCTTCCGCGTGGACAACCCGCATACCAAGCCGGTGCGTTTCTGGCAGGACGTGATCGCCGCCGTGACGAAGAAGCATCCGGAGACGCTGTTCCTGGCCGAGGCGTTCACCCGTCCGGGCATGATGCGCGCGCTGAGCTATGCCGGCTTCACGCAGTCGCACTGCTACTTCCCGTGGCGCAACACCAAGGAGGAGCTTGAGGAGTACTTGGAGGAGACCAACGGCGACGGTGGTTTCTACCAGCACAACACCTTCTGGCCGTCCACGCCGGACATCATGACCGCCTACCTGCGCGACAACGGTATCGCCGGTCACGCGGTGCGCGCGGCGCTCGCCGCGATGGGCTCTCCGAGCTGGGGCATCTACAACGGCTATGAGCTGATCGAGAACAAGCAGCGTCCGGGCTTCGAAGAGCAGATCGACAACGAGAAGTACGAAGTCAAGGTGCGCGATTGGGACGAGGCCGACAAGTACGGCATCTCCGAGCTGCTCACCTCGCTCAACAAAATCCGTTCCGAGCATCCGGCATGCCGCAGCTACCACAACCTGCACGTCCTGCCGAGCGACGATGCGGGCGTGGTGGCGTTCCTGCGCCAGACCCCGGCCGAGCTTACCGGTACCGGCAAGCCGGATACGGTGATCGTGGTGGTGAACCTCGACGGCCACAACGCGCATCAGTCCATCATCCACATCGAGCTGCCGGACTTCGGTTTCGCCACCGACAAGCCGCTCAAGGTGCGCGACGAGCTGACCGGACGCGAGTTCGAGTGGAGCTGGGACAACTACGTCTCGCTGGCACCGTGGGCCGACGTGGCGCACGTGCTGACGGTGGTCGAGGACTGATTTTTGGTCCCAGCCGACTTTAACAAGGAGCGCGGGCAGACCATTCAAATGGCTCACCCGCGCTTCACATGCACCTCGCTATTGATAGCTCCGTGGCTCTATCAGCAATCGGCATCAGAGGAAGACAGCACCCCGTCTGACATAAGGTATAGATGATCCGCGATTTGAGACAGCTCATCGCTATGATGACTGGCAATCAATACGGTTCGACCCATATCACGCTGACGCTTCATCTCCTCCAGAAACACCGAGACAGAATGCTCATCAAGGCCATTAGTCGGTTCATCGAGCAAAATCAAAGGTTGATGTTCCATCAATGCCTGCACAATCGCCAGCTTTTGCCGCATACCCAAAGAGTAAGATCGCACTTGTTCTTGCGCGTGGTTCCGTAAACCAAATAAGTCCAGCAAACGCATGATCTCATCCTGATCAAAGGCGTGGTTGATGTCGGCAAGATACCGAAGATTCTCCATAGCACTCTGGCTGGGAATGAATCCAGGATTCTCGATAATTACTCCTACGGATTCAGGTAATTTCTTATTGAATTCCACGGGTTTACCATCAATGCTCACCGTACCATTATCCGGCCGGATAAAACCGCAAATCGCGCGCAACAGCATTGTTTTTCCTGACCCATTAGGACCAACAATGCCGTAGATGTTACCCCGTTCGAATTCAGCATTCACGTCACGCAATACCACTTTGCGTTTGATGGTTTTTGTAAGATGACGGATCTTGACATACATTTTGTCATTCCTCCTTTGCATTGCGCCATATTGCAATCAACACTTTGTTTTACTGGAACTCAATACATTTCCACATGCTCAAAAACAATGAGATTCACCATAGCGAGCGCCAAAAAAAGAACCGTCAAAACAGGTACCCAACATGGGAGGATGCCAATCCACGAGGATATCAACCATCGTCGAACCCCATCTAACGAAAGCAAGGCAGTATACAGCGCAGCAGCTGTGGCATAGCCCATTACCCGGCAATTCAGCAAATAACCAATATTGATGATGAGCATCAGTACGGCAAGCGTCAAAGCCGCACAAATCGCAGTCATCAACAGACATTCCTGCCGATCCCTAGAAACAATCATTACCGCGATAATTAACTGCACACCAGTGAACAGGGCACAGTAGCACAGCAGCAGCGCACAATATCGACAAAAATGAGACCATCCTCGACGACTTCTGACATACACCAGATAATCAGGAATCATCAGATATTCAGAGCACTGTTCCAAGGCAAGCGCTATTCCCCCGACCATAAACAGCAACGGATACATATTCAAGGTAAGATCCGGATGACTCATTGCAGGAGCAATGCGAAACATCCCCATAAAGATACCTGTATCCTGCGCACTGTAGTAAAAGCGTGAAGCGAATATGGCGTAAATGACGAATATCAGCATTCGCAGACCTTTTTTACGGCCACAAACCTGTCCGATGCGACATATAGCATGCATTAGTTTTTCAGCCGATCTCTGGAGTTGAACGCCACGATACAGGCCATAATGAGCAATGAGCAGAATCCAAAGCATGGAATGACTTGGCAGATAACAATATCTGACCAGTCTGGACTGATCGGGT encodes:
- a CDS encoding maltotransferase domain-containing protein translates to MNEATSSSATPRTKATAKTTAKAAATKTTRTAAKSTAKTTTKKPTTKRTSKPKTATKRTVGETPAPIINRTSPEQFGRVNVLDITPSAENGLYPARVELGEAFKVTAQVFIEGRTKAGATVSVRNTRGTEKGRFPMICTNPGLDRWEAMVKIGDHSDLKPWEDGYADVKKQLGEWHIVVEGWEDTYASWLHDAQIKVEVGDDAENALESGAQLLERWAGARDSKLTADDKKTLREAAKAVADKSLDATARLAAATTDAIASLHETNPLRDGLSASNPQRFRVERPKSSFAAWYQFFPRSEGAYFDADGKIVQGTLKTALSGLDRAKTEGFDIVYLPPIFPIGVTNRKGRNNTLIAGPHDPGSPFGIGSELGGHDTVDPLLGTMDDFKAFCDYAHKLGIEVALDFALQCSPDHPWVKQHPNWFRTKPDGTIAFAENPPKKYQDIYPIDFNADMEGIEAETERIMGLWIKAGVTIFRVDNPHTKPVRFWQDVIAAVTKKHPETLFLAEAFTRPGMMRALSYAGFTQSHCYFPWRNTKEELEEYLEETNGDGGFYQHNTFWPSTPDIMTAYLRDNGIAGHAVRAALAAMGSPSWGIYNGYELIENKQRPGFEEQIDNEKYEVKVRDWDEADKYGISELLTSLNKIRSEHPACRSYHNLHVLPSDDAGVVAFLRQTPAELTGTGKPDTVIVVVNLDGHNAHQSIIHIELPDFGFATDKPLKVRDELTGREFEWSWDNYVSLAPWADVAHVLTVVED
- a CDS encoding ABC transporter ATP-binding protein: MYVKIRHLTKTIKRKVVLRDVNAEFERGNIYGIVGPNGSGKTMLLRAICGFIRPDNGTVSIDGKPVEFNKKLPESVGVIIENPGFIPSQSAMENLRYLADINHAFDQDEIMRLLDLFGLRNHAQEQVRSYSLGMRQKLAIVQALMEHQPLILLDEPTNGLDEHSVSVFLEEMKRQRDMGRTVLIASHHSDELSQIADHLYLMSDGVLSSSDADC